The following DNA comes from Kitasatospora sp. NBC_01287.
ACTCCTCGGTCACCGCCCGCTCGCACCCCGCCTTGAGCGCGGTGCTGAACGGCAACCCGGGTGGGGAGTCGGCGGGGCACTCGTGCAGCGGCGAGTGCTCGTCGACCGGTTCGGCGGGCCAGCCGGCGAAGGCGTGCACGGAGGAGACGAAGAGGTAGCGCCCGGCGTGCGGGCGCAGCGCGCGGGACGAGCGTGCCACGGTGTGCGGCTGCTGGCCGCTGGTGTCGATCACCAGGTCCCAGCCGCGGTCGGGGGCCCGGGCGACCAGCGCGGCCAGGTCCTGGTCGCTGTCGCGGTCGCCGCGCACCGCCTCGGCGCCCGGCTGGTCGGGGCCGGAGCGGCCGCGGTTGAAGGTGGTCACCTGGTGGCCCCTGGCCAGGGCGGTCCGGACGAAGGCGCGGCCGAGGAAGACCGACCCGCCGAGTACGAGGATTCGCATGTCGCCGATCCTGCCCGGCGCGGTCCGGCCGGTGAACGGTCGTTCGCGGTCGGCGGATCCGCTCAGGGCGTATCCGACGCGGGGTCATGACGGTCGGTCAGAGCCGCTCGCCGATCCGCCGTCGGCGCTGACGGTCACGCTTCGGCCACATCCCCATTTCTTTCTCATCCGGCGCGTGCAACAGGGACGGCCGCTGGCGAGTCCTAGGTAGGAATCATCGGGGAGGGCCCGAGGGTTCAGCGTGCGGGCGACGAGGACGAGGGGCTGGAAGTGGCAGAAGTCGGAGCAGGGCTCGGAATCGGACCGGGCGCGTCCCCGGACGGGGTGGCCGATGGTGTGGGAGTGGCGCTCGGCGAGCTGCTAGGGCGGCTGGACGGGCTCGGGGTGGCCGACGCGCCGGACGTCGGGTTCGCCGTCGGGCTGTCGCTGCTGCTCGGCGCGGTGCTCGCGCTGCTGCCGGCGCTCGCGGTCACCGAGGGGCTGGGGCTGGCCGCACCGCTGGGGTTCGCGCTGGCGCTCGGGACCGGGGTCGAGGGCGCGGCCGACGGGGTGGGCGCGGGGGCGGTGCCGTTGTCGCCGGCCAATGTGACCACGGCCTCGGACGGCGGCAGCGAGATCGCCGCCGTCCAGTGACCGCTCGGCGCGCGCTGCTCGTCCACGGTGACGGTCACCGTGATCCGCTGGCCGGGGGAGAGGGTGCCCGCGTCGCGACTGAGCCGTAGCCAGTCGCAGTCGGGCACGGCCCGCCAGTCGAGCGGTGCCTGGCCGGTGTCGGTCAGGGTGAGCACCGTCCGGTTGCCGTAGGCGCCCGCCTCGACCGTGAGCTGCGCGACCGGGGCGGCGGGCGCCGCGGGCACGGGCACGCCGCGCAGGCCCGGGTCGCTGAGTGCCAGGGCGCCCGCGGCGGGGACCGGCACGGCGGCGCCCTGCACCGCGGGAAGCAACGTTTCTGCACCGGCGGCGGCCGGCAGTCCCATCCCTGGCGCCGCCCCCGCGGCGGCGGGCGGGCGCACCACCGCGGCGGCCAGCGCGCTGTCCGGCGGCTGTTCCCCGCCCTGGCCGTGAGCCTGCGCCTGCGCCGGGAGCGGCACGGCCGGTACCGCTCCCGGGGCCTGGAGCGCCGGATCCGGGTCGGGGGTGCCGTCCGCGACGCGCACCGAGGAGACCGCCGCCGCTGTGTCGGTCGTCGCCGTGGCGTCCCGGTGGGCCAGCCAGAGCGCGGCCACCGGCGCGGAGAGCACGGCGGCCAGCACTCCGGTGGTCAGCGCCCGCTGGCGGATCAGGACGGCCCGCTCGTGCAGGTCGCCGCCGGGCCGGTGGCGCTCCAGCAGGCCGGGAGCACGGTGCCGGGGGAAGCCGCGCTGGTCGAAGCGGGCGGGTCTGGCGGGGCGCTCCGCGATCGCGGAGCCGTCCGGGTCGACGTCCGGGTCGACGCCCGAGGTGAGAACCGGGGTGAGAACCGGGCCGGCGCCGGGGTCGAGGCCCGGGTCGGCGGCCGGGTCGGCTGGCGGGTCGGAGACCGGCCCGGCTGCGCGGGCGCTCAGCAGCGGCAGCCCGGCGGTGCCGCCGCTGCTCGTGCCCAGGGTGGCCTCGACCCGCTCCGCGGTGCCCCGGCAGGTCGGGCAGCCGGCCACGTGCCCGACCAGCTCGCGCCGCAGCGCCGGGCCCAGCAGCCAGGAGCGCCAGTGGTCCGCGCCCGCGCCACCGAGCCGGGCCAGTTCGGGGCAGCTGCCGACCCCCAGCACCAGCAGCACCCGCCTGGTCCGCTCGACCTCGGCCGCGCCCTCGGCCAGCAGCCGCTGGGCCGCCTCGGTGCCGATCCCGAGCACCGCGGCCAGCTCCAGCGGGGTGAGCCGGTGGCGCACCGACAGCTCCAGCGCCTCCCGCTGCTCCGCGGTGGTCCCGGCCGCCTCCGGCCAGGCCAGCTCGCCCAGCAGCGCGGCGCCGCCGCCGTCCACGGCCGGGTCCTGCGCGGTGCCCAGGCGCCGCACGCAGGCGTACCGGGCCAGTGAGTAGAGCCAGGCCCGGCGCAGTCCGGGGTCGGTCAGCCGCTCCGCGTTGGCGTCGGCCAGCCGCCGTGCCTCGTCGAGCGCCGCGAGGGCGGCCCGCCGGTCGCAGAGCACCGAGAGGCAGTAGGTGTAGAGGCCGTCCTGCAGCTGGTCGAAGGCCGCGGCGGGGTCCAGACGGTGGGTCATCCTCCGACGGTAGGGATCGGGCCCTGGTCGGCCCGGAAAGTCGGGCCGTTTGTCCTTCTTTCGGGTAACAACACCGTCCGGCGGCTGACAGCGCGCTGTCGGACCCACCCGCTACGGTGGCCCCCATGGCAGCCCGCACCGCGAAGACCACCGCCAAGCCCCGTCCGGCCTACCGCTGCACGGAGTGCGGCAACCAGCTGCCCAAATGGGTCGGCCGGTGCCCCGAGTGCAACGCCTGGGGCACGGTGGAGGAGTACGGCGCCGTCCCGATCCGCACCACCGCCGCCGGGCCGGTCAGCGCGCCGGCCCGACCGATCGGCCAGGTCGACGGCCAGGTGGCCACCGCCCGCTCCACCGGGGTCCCGGAGCTGGACCGGGTGCTGGGCGGCGGCCTGGTGCCCGGCGCCGTGGTGCTGCTGGCCGGCGAGCCCGGCGTCGGCAAGTCCACCCTGCTGCTGGACGTCGCCGCCAAGGCCGCCACCTCCCAGCACCGCACCCTGTACGTCACCGGCGAGGAGTCGGCCGGCCAGGTGCGGCTGCGCGCCGACCGGATCAACGCCCTCTCCGACCACCTATACCTGGCCGCCGAGCAGGACCTCGGTGCGGTGCTCGGCCACATCGACCAGGTCAGCCCCGGCCTGCTGATCCTGGACTCGGTGCAGACCATCGCCTCCGCCGAGCTGGACGGTGCCCCCGGCGGCCCGGCCCAGGTGCGCGAGGTGGCGGGCGCGCTGATCCGGGCCTCCAAGGAGCGCGGCATGGCCACCCTGCTGGTAGGCCACGTCACCAAGGACGGCCAGATCGCCGGCCCCCGCCTGCTGGAGCACCTGGTCGACGTGGTGCTCTCCTTCGAGGGCGACCGGCACGCCCGGTTGCGGATCATCCGCGGCATCAAGAACCGCTACGGTGCCACCGACGAGGTCGGCTGCTTCGAGCTGCACGACGAAGGCATCGTGGGCCTGGCCGATCCCTCGGGGCTCTTCCTGACCCGCCGTGACAAGCCGGTCCCCGGCACCTGCCTGACCGTGACGCTGGAGGGCAAGCGCCCGCTGGTCGCCGAGGTGCAGGCACTGATGGTGGACTCCCAGATCCCCTCCCCGCGCCGCACCACCTCGGGCCTGGAGTCGCCCCGGATCGCGATGATCCTGGCCGTGGTCGAGCGGCACGGCGGGGTCAAGCTCGGCAAGCAGGACATCTACACCGCCACCGTCGGCGGGGTGAAGCTCACCGAGCCCGCCGCCGACCTGGCCGTGGCGCTCGCGGTGGCCAGCTCCTCCACCGACACCCCGCTGCCCAGCAACCTGGTGGCGATCGGCGAGGTGGGCCTGGCCGGCGAGGTGCGCCGGGTGACGGGCGTGCAGCGCAGGCTCGCCGAGGCGCACCGGCTCGGGTTCACCCACGCCTTGGTCCCGCCGGACCCCGGCAAGGTGCCGCCGGGGATGAAGGTGGTCGAGGTGGCCGACATCGGCGAGGCGCTGCGCGCGATCCCCGGGCGCCGCCGCGCGGCCGCCAAACCCCGTACGGAGCAACGTTCGCAGCCGAACGGAGCCCCGGTGGTCCCCGCACCCGCCGCCTGGCCGGAGGAGCTGATGGCGGGCTGGGAACCGGTCGATTCGGACGAACTGGGCTGACCGAGGCACCGTCAGCGCGCCCGCATCGTAGACTTTGCCCTGTCCAGCACCAGATCGGGCAGTAGCGAACGAGGGACCGGGGCCACCGGGTGGCGCGGAACCGGCCGGCCTAAGGAGTCACGTGGCAGCGAGCGACCGGGTGGAGAAGTCCCCCCGCGAGGAGGCCCTGCTGCGTTCCTCGCTGCAGGCGATCGCCCCCGGCACGCCGCTGCGCGACGGCCTGGAGCGGGTGCTGCGGGCGAACACCGGCGGTCTGATCGTGCTCGGCTTCGACAAGACGGTGGAGTCGGTCAGCACCGGCGGCTTCGTGCTGGACGTCGAGTTCACCGCGACCCGGCTGCGCGAGCTGTGCAAGTTGGACGGCGCGGTGGTGCTCGACAAGGACATCACCAAGATCGTCCGGGCCGGGGTGCACCTGATGCCGGACGCCTCGATCCCCACCGACGAGACCGGCACCCGGCACCGCACCGCGGAGCGGGTCAACAAGCAGACCGGCTTCCCGGTGGTGGCCGTCTCGCACTCGATGCGGCTGATCGCGATGTACGTCAACGGCACCCGCCGGGTGCTGGAGGACTCGCCCACCGTGCTCTCCCGGGCCAACCAGGCACTGGCCACCCTGGAGCGCTACAAGCTGCGGCTCGACGAGGTGGCCGGCACCCTCTCCGCCCTGGAGATCGAGGACCTGGTGACGGTCCGGGACGTCACGGCGGTGGCCCAGCGGCTGGAGATGGTCCGGCTGATCGCCGCCGAGATCGCCGGCTACGTGTTGGAGCTCGGCACCGACGGGCGGCTGCTCTCGCTCCAGTTGGACGAGCTGATCGCCGGGGTCGAGCCGGAGCGCGAGCTGGTCACCCGGGACTACTTCCCGGAGCGGGCCGCCAAGCGCGGTCGCACCGTCGCCGAGGTGCTGGCCGACCTGGAGGCGCTCACCCACGCCGAACTGCTGGACCTGCAGACGGTGGCCAAGGCGATCGGCTACCCCGGCACGCCCGAGTCGCTGGACTCCGCGGTCTCGCCGCGCGGCTACCGGTTGCTGGCGAAGATCCCGCGGCTGCCGAACACCGTGATCGAGCGGCTGGTCGAGCACTTCGGCGGGCTGCAGAAGCTGCTCGCGGCCAGCATCGACGACCTGCAGGCGGTCGAGGGCGTCGGCGAGACCCGGGCCCGCTCGGTCCGCGAGGGGCTCTCCCGGCTGGCGGAGTCCTCGATCCTGGAGCGGTACGTCTGACCGGCTCCCTCGCCGTACGCGCCTGAGCCCACGTCGTGCGACGTGGGCTCAGGCGTTCTCCGGACGGGCCCAGTCGTGGTGTGAACGGGGCGAGTTGTCCTGCGGGCGTGCTCAGCCGTCCAGCCGGGTGGCGGCGAGCGCCTTGATCGGGCCGCCGCTGGGGCCGGTCAGCTCCGCCTGCACCGAGTACTTGCCGGTCGGCGCGAGCGAGGTGTCGGTCGGCGTGGCGCACTGCGGCTTGCTGTGCGAGCGGTCCCAGACGAAGGTCTCGGTCAGCACGTTTGCGGGGGATACCTGCACCCAGCGGCCCTGCTTGTCGCTCACGCAGTCGGCCGAGGACCAGATCCGCTCCCCGGTGGCCGAACTGACGGTGATCGCGGAGGCGGTCTGGCTCAGGTCGACCCGGCAGACGGCGCCGGAGGCGTTGTGGATCTTCAGCTCGAAGGTCGGCTTGTCCTTGGCGGCGAAGGCGTCCTGGGTGCCGGCCAGCTCCAGGGTGAGCTGGGAGGCGGTGCAGGCGGGGAGCGCCATCACCTCGCCGGTGTTGACCGGCGGGGCGCCGCCGCTGTCGGCGCCGGTGCCGGTGCCGGTGCCGCCGCCGGTCGTGCCGGTGCCGCTGCCGCCGCCGGTCGTGCCGGTGCCACTGCCGCCGCTGCCGCCGGTGGTGCCGGTGGACGTGCCACCGCCGTTCGAGGTGCCGCCGGTGTCGCTGCCACCACCGGCTGTCCCGCTGCCGCCCGTGCCGCCGCCGCTGCCGCCTGTGCTCGCGCCGCTGCCGCCCGTGCCGCCGCCGGTGGTCGTCCCGCTGCCGCCGCCCGTGCCGCCCGGGTGGGTGGTGATCGCCGGGCCGGTCGGGGTGGCGCCCGGTGTGATCGAGCCAGGCCCGGACGGCGTGCTGGGGGCCGGCAGGGGCTGTGCGGTCTTCTCCTTGGCGCCTCCGCCCTGACCCAGCGTCAGCCACGCCGCCACGGCCACCGCCACCGCGAGCGCGGCGAGCACAACAACCCGCCGCCGCCAGTAGATCGAGGCGGGCAGCGGTCCGACAGGCTGACGCAGAGAAGGCACGATCAAACTCTACGAGAGCCGGAGCACCGCTCGTCGCACCAACACCGGTCTCGGCCCCCGATCTTTCAGATGATCCGGTATTTCCGCCGTTCGTGGGACGGATCCGGGGCCGTCCGGCCGTGTGCGAGGATCGGAGACGCTATGGCAACGACCTCTGTGACCCCCGCCCCGCTGCTGCACGGCATCGTGCTCGACTGGTACCGCGAGCACGCCCGCGACCTGCCCTGGCGAGCGCCCGAGGCCTCGCCCTGGGCGGTGATGGTGAGTGAGTTCATGCTCCAGCAGACGCCGGTCAAGCGGGTGCTGCCCGTCTACGCCGCCTGGTTGGAGCGCTGGCCCACCCCCGCCGCGCTGGCCGCCGACGCGCCGGGCGAGGCGGTGCGGATGTGGGGGCGGCTCGGATACCCCCGCCGGGCCCTGCGCCTGCACGCGGCCGCGAGCGCGATCGTCGAGCTGCACAGCGGTGAGGTGCCCGACGACCACGCCGAGCTGCTCGCGCTGCCCGGAGTCGGCGAGTACACCGCGGCGGCCGTCGCCTCCTTCGCCTTCCGCCAGCGCCACGCGGTGCTGGACACCAACGTCCGCCGGGTCTTCGCCCGTGCGGTGACCGGCGAGGAGTACCCGGCGCAGGCCACCACCGCCGCCGAGCGCCGCACCGCCACCGAGTTGCTCCCGGACCACCCCGAGGTGGCCGCCGGCTGGGCGGTGGGCGTGATGGAGCTGGGCGCCCTGGTCTGCACCGCCCGCAGCCCCGAGTGCGGCAGCTGCCCGCTGCGCGCGCACTGCGCCTGGGACCGGGCGGGCCGTCCGCCGTACCAGGGCCCGGCGCGCCGGGGCCAGACCTACGAGGGCACCGACCGCCAGGTGCGCGGCAAGCTGCTCGCGGTGCTCCGCGAGGCGCACGGCGAGGTGCCGCGGCACCGGCTGGACGCGGTCTGGCCCGACCCCGTGCAGCGCTCGCGCGCGTTGGACGGCCTGATCATCGACGGTCTGGTCGAGCCGGTCGGTCAAGGTGGCTTCCGCCTGCCCTCCTGAGGGCCGCCGGGCGGTGGAAGACGGCGGCGGGTGGGCCCGGGATCCCTCCGGGCCCACCCGCCGCCAGTTCGTGGGGCGTCGGCTCAGTGCGCCATCGCCGCCATGTCCTCGCCTTCGGCCTTCTCGCCGCCGGAGCCCGCGGCACCGCGCAGCGGAGTGCCCTTGAGGAAGAGCGCCGCGGCGATCGAGACCAGGCTGATCAGCGCGGCCCAGACGAAGACCGAGTGGATCCCGTTGGAGACCGCCTGGTGGAAGCCGTCCTGCACGGGAGCGGGCAGGGTGCGCAGGCGGGCCGGGGTCATCTGGTCGATGCTGCCGAGCCGCTCGGCGCCCGGCAGGCTCTTGAGCGTGTCAGTGATCCGGTTGGTGTAGATCGCGCCGAAGAGCGCCACACCGAAGGAGCCGCCGATGGTGCGGAACAGGGTGGCGGTGGAGCTGGCCACGCCCATGTCCTTGAGCTCCACGCTGTTCTGCGAGACCAGCATGGTGATCTGCATCAGGAAGCCCATGCCGGCGCCGAGCACCGCCATGAAGATGCCGGAGGTGAGGC
Coding sequences within:
- the disA gene encoding DNA integrity scanning diadenylate cyclase DisA, encoding MAASDRVEKSPREEALLRSSLQAIAPGTPLRDGLERVLRANTGGLIVLGFDKTVESVSTGGFVLDVEFTATRLRELCKLDGAVVLDKDITKIVRAGVHLMPDASIPTDETGTRHRTAERVNKQTGFPVVAVSHSMRLIAMYVNGTRRVLEDSPTVLSRANQALATLERYKLRLDEVAGTLSALEIEDLVTVRDVTAVAQRLEMVRLIAAEIAGYVLELGTDGRLLSLQLDELIAGVEPERELVTRDYFPERAAKRGRTVAEVLADLEALTHAELLDLQTVAKAIGYPGTPESLDSAVSPRGYRLLAKIPRLPNTVIERLVEHFGGLQKLLAASIDDLQAVEGVGETRARSVREGLSRLAESSILERYV
- a CDS encoding sigma-70 family RNA polymerase sigma factor, with the protein product MTHRLDPAAAFDQLQDGLYTYCLSVLCDRRAALAALDEARRLADANAERLTDPGLRRAWLYSLARYACVRRLGTAQDPAVDGGGAALLGELAWPEAAGTTAEQREALELSVRHRLTPLELAAVLGIGTEAAQRLLAEGAAEVERTRRVLLVLGVGSCPELARLGGAGADHWRSWLLGPALRRELVGHVAGCPTCRGTAERVEATLGTSSGGTAGLPLLSARAAGPVSDPPADPAADPGLDPGAGPVLTPVLTSGVDPDVDPDGSAIAERPARPARFDQRGFPRHRAPGLLERHRPGGDLHERAVLIRQRALTTGVLAAVLSAPVAALWLAHRDATATTDTAAAVSSVRVADGTPDPDPALQAPGAVPAVPLPAQAQAHGQGGEQPPDSALAAAVVRPPAAAGAAPGMGLPAAAGAETLLPAVQGAAVPVPAAGALALSDPGLRGVPVPAAPAAPVAQLTVEAGAYGNRTVLTLTDTGQAPLDWRAVPDCDWLRLSRDAGTLSPGQRITVTVTVDEQRAPSGHWTAAISLPPSEAVVTLAGDNGTAPAPTPSAAPSTPVPSASANPSGAASPSPSVTASAGSSASTAPSSSDSPTANPTSGASATPSPSSRPSSSPSATPTPSATPSGDAPGPIPSPAPTSATSSPSSSSPAR
- a CDS encoding A/G-specific adenine glycosylase → MATTSVTPAPLLHGIVLDWYREHARDLPWRAPEASPWAVMVSEFMLQQTPVKRVLPVYAAWLERWPTPAALAADAPGEAVRMWGRLGYPRRALRLHAAASAIVELHSGEVPDDHAELLALPGVGEYTAAAVASFAFRQRHAVLDTNVRRVFARAVTGEEYPAQATTAAERRTATELLPDHPEVAAGWAVGVMELGALVCTARSPECGSCPLRAHCAWDRAGRPPYQGPARRGQTYEGTDRQVRGKLLAVLREAHGEVPRHRLDAVWPDPVQRSRALDGLIIDGLVEPVGQGGFRLPS
- the radA gene encoding DNA repair protein RadA, yielding MAARTAKTTAKPRPAYRCTECGNQLPKWVGRCPECNAWGTVEEYGAVPIRTTAAGPVSAPARPIGQVDGQVATARSTGVPELDRVLGGGLVPGAVVLLAGEPGVGKSTLLLDVAAKAATSQHRTLYVTGEESAGQVRLRADRINALSDHLYLAAEQDLGAVLGHIDQVSPGLLILDSVQTIASAELDGAPGGPAQVREVAGALIRASKERGMATLLVGHVTKDGQIAGPRLLEHLVDVVLSFEGDRHARLRIIRGIKNRYGATDEVGCFELHDEGIVGLADPSGLFLTRRDKPVPGTCLTVTLEGKRPLVAEVQALMVDSQIPSPRRTTSGLESPRIAMILAVVERHGGVKLGKQDIYTATVGGVKLTEPAADLAVALAVASSSTDTPLPSNLVAIGEVGLAGEVRRVTGVQRRLAEAHRLGFTHALVPPDPGKVPPGMKVVEVADIGEALRAIPGRRRAAAKPRTEQRSQPNGAPVVPAPAAWPEELMAGWEPVDSDELG